In Pseudoliparis swirei isolate HS2019 ecotype Mariana Trench chromosome 2, NWPU_hadal_v1, whole genome shotgun sequence, the following are encoded in one genomic region:
- the LOC130207099 gene encoding pancreas transcription factor 1 subunit alpha: MEDMLFDFDQDGTKDFAFWGQMDQNVQFQTQLDNFLLDYTTAAGQLSPWSSLGSQSMFPDAQMTFTDLEVQSPGADVCTEGEGSSMDDPLEANSRRAERLGTHQPYKVQRYAANIRERKRMLSINSAFEELRCHVPTFPYEKRLSKIDTLRLAIAYIALLREILMSGCDPKSYVDECMKNGYKNHTNAIWNTSDLTARLSWIKWD; the protein is encoded by the exons atggagGATATGCTTTTTGACTTTGACCAGGATGGCACGAAGGATTTTGCATTTTGGGGACAAATGGACCAAAACGTCCAGTTTCAGACCCAGCTGGACAACTTCCTGCTGGACTACACCACAGCCGCCGGGCAGCTCTCGCCCTGGTCCTCTCTGGGAAGTCAGTCCATGTTCCCGGACGCGCAGATGACCTTCACCGACCTCGAGGTGCAGTCTCCCGGGGCGGACGTCTGCACAGAGGGGGAAGGCTCCTCCATGGACGACCCGCTGGAGGCGAACAGCCGCCGGGCGGAGCGGCTGGGGACCCACCAGCCCTACAAGGTGCAGCGGTACGCCGCCAACAtccgggagaggaagaggatgctgAGCATCAATTCCGCCTTCGAGGAGCTGCGCTGCCACGTGCCCACGTTCCCCTACGAGAAGCGGCTGTCGAAGATAGACACCCTGCGGCTGGCCATCGCCTACATCGCCCTGCTGAGAGAAATCCTCATGTCGGGCTGCGACCCCAAGTCCTACGTGGACGAGTGCATGAAGAATGGCTACAAGAACCACACCAACGCCATCTGGAACACAAGCG ACCTGACAGCCCGCCTCTCCTGGATAAAGTGGGATTAA
- the twist2 gene encoding twist-related protein 2, whose protein sequence is MEEGCSSPVSPADSLVTSEEELDTTQESSFPAKKRQSKKPSEDSSGGGGGSSPGPVKRVKKPSPSSNQSYEELQNQRCLANVRERQRTQSLNDAFSSLRKIIPTLPSDKLSKIQTLKLASRYIDFLCQVLQSDEMDNKMSSCSYVAHERLSYAFSVWRMEGAWSMSASH, encoded by the coding sequence ATGGAAGAGGGCTGCAGCTCCCCGGTGTCCCCTGCGGATAGTCTGGTGACCagcgaggaggagctggacaccACGCAGGAGAGCAGCTTCCCGGCGAAGAAGAGGCAGAGCAAGAAGCCCAGCGAGgacagcagcggcggcggcggcggcagcagcccCGGTCCCGTGAAGCGGGTCAAGAAGCCGAGCCCGAGTAGCAACCAGTCGTACGAGGAGCTGCAGAACCAGCGGTGCCTGGCCAACGTGCGCGAGAGGCAGCGCACGCAGTCTCTGAACGACGCGTTTTCGTCGCTGCGCAAAATCATCCCCACGCTGCCCTCGGACAAACTGAGCAAGATACAGACGCTGAAGCTCGCCTCCAGGTACATCGACTTCCTCTGCCAGGTGCTGCAGAGCGACGAGATGGACAACAAGATGTCCAGCTGCAGCTACGTGGCGCACGAAAGACTCAGTTACGCGTTCTCcgtgtggaggatggagggcgCGTGGTCGATGTCAGCATCTCActag